From a region of the Synechococcus sp. PCC 7502 genome:
- a CDS encoding ComF family protein: MQSFLNLFLKPNCPLCGRSAHNVICIDCDRQISACKSRNFYQNQKSEINLFAWGVYDGSLKQAIATCKFENHPELSIPLGIKIGELWNQDLIAQNLIKEVQIKIGIKRANLKVVPIPMHPEKLKSRGFNQAELLAKSFCQMTEIAIAPQILQRVKNTKAQIDTKSIQERQDNLNAAFRVDSKFKNQSISVILFDDIYTTGATINEAIATLKSANIKVIAVVVLATPRFKEIPSKRFS; this comes from the coding sequence ATGCAAAGCTTTCTGAATTTATTTCTCAAGCCTAACTGTCCATTGTGCGGACGTTCTGCCCATAACGTGATTTGTATTGATTGCGATCGCCAAATTTCTGCCTGTAAATCCCGTAACTTTTATCAAAATCAAAAATCTGAAATCAATCTATTTGCTTGGGGTGTCTATGATGGCAGCTTAAAGCAGGCGATCGCTACTTGTAAATTTGAAAATCATCCAGAACTATCAATACCTTTGGGGATCAAAATTGGAGAGTTATGGAATCAAGACTTGATAGCGCAGAATTTAATTAAGGAAGTACAGATAAAAATAGGAATAAAAAGAGCAAATCTAAAAGTCGTGCCAATTCCCATGCACCCTGAAAAGCTAAAAAGTCGAGGTTTTAATCAAGCAGAATTACTAGCAAAAAGTTTTTGTCAAATGACGGAAATAGCGATCGCACCCCAAATTCTGCAACGGGTTAAAAATACCAAGGCACAAATAGATACGAAATCGATCCAAGAACGTCAAGATAATCTCAATGCGGCTTTTAGAGTAGATAGTAAATTTAAAAACCAATCAATTTCTGTGATTTTATTCGATGATATTTACACCACTGGAGCTACGATTAATGAGGCGATCGCTACGCTCAAATCGGCAAATATTAAAGTCATAGCGGTAGTGGTTTTAGCTACTCCAAGATTTAAGGAAATTCCCAGCAAGAGATTCTCCTGA
- a CDS encoding serine hydrolase, which yields MTFFEIDQKIQELGDRLISQTTEKFNLAPSQIALTLLTYNQPSIINSASDPISFWSQKITGYSHRGTELIYPASVVKLFYMVALQEWANKRMLVLTPEIIRAQRDMIVDSSNDATSLIVDVLTGTTSGGELSDAPFSTWKYQRQIVNRYFASLEVPDYKYLNICQKTWCDGPYGRERAFYGQDMANRNLLTTNATAHLLHSIISGIAVDSDRCQNMRALLKRSIKPEDLAADPENQVTGFLGGGLPQTAQLWSKAGLMSRVRHDAAYIEVPNQSAFTLVVFTEGQAQNVDILPFIASSVVANLD from the coding sequence ATGACATTTTTTGAAATAGATCAGAAGATACAAGAACTTGGCGATCGCCTCATTAGCCAAACCACAGAAAAATTTAACCTTGCTCCCAGTCAAATTGCCTTAACACTTTTAACCTATAATCAACCATCAATTATTAATTCTGCCAGTGATCCAATTTCATTTTGGAGTCAAAAAATAACTGGTTACAGCCATCGGGGTACAGAGCTAATCTATCCCGCCAGTGTTGTCAAGTTATTTTACATGGTGGCATTGCAGGAATGGGCTAATAAGAGAATGTTGGTTCTGACTCCAGAAATTATCCGCGCCCAAAGAGATATGATTGTGGATTCTAGTAATGACGCTACGAGCTTAATTGTAGATGTCTTAACTGGAACCACTAGCGGAGGGGAACTATCAGATGCTCCTTTTAGTACTTGGAAATATCAACGGCAGATTGTAAATCGTTACTTTGCCAGCCTTGAAGTCCCTGATTATAAATATTTAAATATTTGTCAAAAAACTTGGTGTGATGGTCCCTACGGTAGAGAGAGAGCCTTTTATGGACAAGATATGGCAAATCGTAATTTATTAACCACTAATGCCACTGCCCATCTATTACATAGCATTATTTCTGGGATAGCCGTGGATAGCGATCGCTGCCAAAATATGAGGGCATTATTAAAACGCAGTATTAAACCCGAAGACCTAGCAGCTGATCCTGAAAATCAAGTTACAGGTTTCCTTGGTGGAGGCTTGCCCCAAACTGCTCAACTCTGGTCAAAGGCAGGTCTAATGAGTAGGGTGCGTCATGATGCTGCTTACATTGAAGTTCCCAATCAATCGGCATTTACCCTAGTTGTTTTTACCGAAGGTCAGGCTCAAAATGTGGACATACTGCCTTTTATCGCCTCGTCAGTGGTGGCTAATTTGGACTAA
- a CDS encoding type I restriction endonuclease, producing the protein MSFDEKIAALIQRIPKLIEHLQTEEATKNALVMPFISALGYDVFNPQEVVPEFTADVGVKKGEKVDYAVMRNAEVIFLIECKKVGVDLSHAEMSQLFRYFAVTKARIAILTNGVQYHFFSDLESPNKMDTKPFLELDLNDPRLPALEEVKKLAKEDFDLEQILSTASELKYNSAIKKILTGQYDSPDEEFVRFFFVRTNLGSKFTATAKEQFTPIVAKAFQQFINEKITDRLRSALQSEVKPIIEEEKLVPEELKSDILTTEEELEGFRIVRAVISKVVAPERVIYRDTKTYMGILLDDNNRKPICRLWFNSKQKYLGLFDSSKNEVKIAIDTLTDIYKHSDQLIATTQSYETQK; encoded by the coding sequence ATGAGTTTCGATGAAAAGATTGCCGCATTGATTCAACGTATTCCAAAACTAATTGAGCATCTCCAAACTGAAGAAGCAACAAAAAATGCTTTAGTTATGCCATTTATTTCAGCACTTGGGTATGACGTTTTTAATCCTCAGGAAGTTGTACCTGAATTTACTGCAGATGTAGGTGTAAAAAAGGGGGAGAAAGTAGATTATGCAGTTATGCGTAATGCAGAAGTAATTTTTTTGATTGAATGTAAAAAAGTAGGAGTTGACCTCAGCCATGCAGAAATGTCACAACTCTTTAGATACTTCGCAGTCACCAAAGCACGAATTGCTATTCTAACCAATGGGGTGCAGTATCACTTCTTCTCTGATCTTGAATCACCGAATAAAATGGATACCAAGCCATTTCTTGAACTAGATTTGAATGATCCACGATTACCAGCCCTAGAAGAAGTAAAAAAACTAGCTAAAGAAGATTTCGACCTCGAACAAATACTTAGTACAGCTAGTGAACTTAAATATAATTCAGCAATCAAAAAAATCCTCACTGGTCAGTATGATTCACCTGACGAAGAGTTTGTTAGATTCTTTTTTGTTCGGACTAATCTAGGTAGCAAATTTACTGCAACTGCAAAAGAGCAATTTACACCTATTGTTGCTAAGGCATTTCAGCAATTTATCAATGAAAAAATCACTGACAGACTGCGTAGTGCATTACAAAGTGAAGTAAAACCAATTATTGAAGAAGAAAAATTAGTGCCAGAAGAATTAAAATCTGACATTCTGACAACTGAGGAGGAATTAGAAGGATTTAGGATCGTTAGAGCAGTTATTTCTAAAGTTGTTGCCCCAGAACGAGTTATTTACCGTGATACTAAAACTTATATGGGAATCTTACTTGATGATAATAATCGCAAGCCAATTTGTAGGCTTTGGTTTAACTCTAAACAAAAATATCTAGGTCTTTTTGATAGTAGTAAAAATGAAGTTAAGATTGCAATTGATACCTTAACAGATATATACAAACATTCTGACCAATTAATAGCTACTACTCAAAGTTATGAAACTCAGAAATAG
- a CDS encoding 3-isopropylmalate dehydratase large subunit, which produces MTLTEKILARASNRSRVLPGDNIWVNADLLMTHDVCGPGTIGIFKKEFGADAKVWDREKLVLIPDHYIFTKDARANRNVDILREFAHEQNIKYFYDITDLSNFKANPDYKGVCHVALAQEGHTRPGEVLFGTDSHTCNAGAFGEFATGIGNTDAAFVLGTGKLLLKVPATMRFTFDGEMPPYLLAKDLILQVIGDIGVAGANYRALEIDGEAIARMTMEERMTLCNMAIEAGGKNGVIAPDQTTFDYVKARTDKPFTPLYADTDAEYYYHKRYDVSKLEPVVAKPHSPDNRAKVREVSDVKIDRVYIGSCTGGKITDFINAAQLLKGNQVKVPTYLVPATQKVYNDLFTETVDGLSLAEIFLQAGCIEPAAPSCAACLGGPQDTFGRLNEPEVCVSTTNRNFPGRMGNKQGQIYLASPFTAAASALTGRITDPRDYI; this is translated from the coding sequence ATGACACTCACCGAAAAAATCTTAGCTCGGGCATCTAATCGCAGTCGAGTGCTACCGGGGGATAATATTTGGGTGAATGCTGATCTGTTGATGACCCATGATGTCTGTGGACCTGGCACCATCGGGATATTCAAAAAAGAATTTGGTGCAGATGCTAAGGTCTGGGATCGAGAAAAGCTAGTGCTGATTCCCGATCACTATATCTTTACCAAAGATGCCAGAGCCAACCGTAATGTGGATATTTTGCGAGAATTTGCCCACGAGCAGAACATTAAGTATTTCTATGACATCACCGATCTTAGCAACTTTAAAGCCAATCCCGACTACAAGGGTGTTTGTCATGTTGCCCTAGCACAAGAGGGTCATACTCGTCCTGGGGAAGTGCTATTTGGGACAGATTCCCATACCTGTAATGCGGGTGCTTTCGGTGAATTTGCCACTGGTATTGGTAACACGGATGCTGCCTTTGTGTTAGGTACGGGCAAACTATTACTTAAGGTTCCTGCCACCATGCGCTTTACCTTTGATGGTGAAATGCCTCCCTATCTCTTGGCTAAGGATTTAATTTTGCAGGTAATTGGGGATATTGGCGTAGCAGGTGCTAACTATCGTGCCTTAGAAATTGATGGAGAAGCGATCGCGCGGATGACTATGGAAGAACGGATGACTCTTTGTAATATGGCAATTGAGGCTGGGGGTAAAAATGGAGTGATTGCTCCAGACCAAACCACCTTTGATTACGTCAAAGCTCGCACTGATAAGCCGTTTACACCACTCTATGCCGATACCGATGCTGAGTATTACTATCACAAGCGTTATGATGTTTCTAAACTAGAGCCTGTGGTAGCAAAACCCCACTCTCCCGATAATCGTGCCAAAGTGAGGGAAGTCAGTGATGTCAAGATTGATCGGGTCTATATTGGTTCCTGTACGGGTGGCAAAATTACCGACTTTATCAATGCGGCTCAGTTATTAAAGGGGAATCAAGTTAAAGTGCCGACCTATTTGGTACCTGCAACCCAAAAAGTCTATAACGACCTATTTACCGAGACTGTAGATGGTTTGTCTTTGGCTGAGATATTTCTACAGGCGGGTTGTATTGAGCCTGCTGCCCCTTCCTGTGCTGCCTGTTTGGGTGGTCCTCAGGATACCTTTGGGCGGTTAAATGAACCAGAGGTTTGTGTTTCGACGACTAATCGCAATTTCCCCGGACGCATGGGTAATAAACAGGGGCAGATTTATTTGGCTTCTCCGTTTACGGCGGCGGCTTCGGCTCTCACGGGCAGAATTACTGACCCAAGGGATTACATTTAG
- a CDS encoding O-antigen ligase family protein codes for MGSGKLLGLLGTLIYIVFTVLPDSSTQMLAWPWVLIWQAGLICIVGINILNLWQKDKPFFLLGNKLDWAIALFSIAICLSTIFAPFPAQSVWQGLIALGMFGAVYTVFNYLKADSNGHNLEQLINFQAILGLVVVIESLGLWLFQTLLPELNRLSEIAQLGVNLRFDFSNIELRNWAPFGHQNYVAGYLLLVIPLFITKAINQTGIWRKVWIGGIVLGLIDLYTTSSRGGFLGLAVVLIAGLSLLLWQTSIRKLWIIGAGSGAIALLIILISFNNRLQTLITGVISGNSELFFRQITAAAGLKIGLEHLPFGAGLGAVPMIYQKYRPLWAEREAEMVFQLHSTPVQIWAELGVVGIVATLIGLGILIWLLIGLHSSEAWRSHKSDRVTTYGLFGSLLGYAFLALTDYQLDIWAISGSLVIIVAAIAYLAQAYAPETSLDVSDKFSKFRGWLAGTVTVATFAAIAWLTPVDIAWQASSTGFLFLDRLKANPSTVQENLNKFIDRLEIASQLAPWESYYPYQLGWNLAEIGVENRYIPLQVKGLEWLQKGIASNPDQEFGYNNAAWLSLSNKLPQQAETYFRKALELVPTKRSLKFGLGISLLKQNNTEAGLEAIASEIKADPIFITSAFWQDPHWQAQLPQIISRWQNSDPKLSQRKTTVAAVNWWMGNAGAIAQLRESGDPTAITLANALENKSPVNVLNSPQTPAEMAIAAWFSKDQAQRQKLLQTAWIIKNQNGPNQQALGIINAMIDRMKNVSSFDQWLRQAIPAGSPLVLQSRRVRQGFNVLSRHTDGTTPSDFFNIQENAMIQVFFSDLFQS; via the coding sequence ATGGGATCGGGAAAACTACTGGGCTTATTAGGGACTCTGATTTACATAGTATTTACGGTTCTGCCCGACAGTAGCACCCAAATGCTGGCATGGCCTTGGGTATTAATTTGGCAAGCGGGATTGATCTGTATTGTCGGGATTAATATTTTGAACCTATGGCAAAAAGATAAGCCATTTTTTTTATTAGGCAACAAGCTGGACTGGGCGATCGCTTTATTTTCTATAGCTATTTGTCTTTCCACCATATTTGCCCCTTTTCCTGCCCAATCGGTATGGCAAGGTTTAATTGCTTTGGGTATGTTTGGTGCTGTTTATACGGTTTTTAACTACCTTAAGGCAGACAGTAACGGGCATAACTTAGAGCAACTAATCAATTTCCAAGCAATCCTAGGGCTAGTTGTGGTGATTGAAAGTCTGGGATTATGGCTGTTTCAGACCTTATTACCAGAACTAAATCGACTAAGCGAAATTGCTCAACTTGGTGTGAATTTGCGGTTTGACTTTTCTAATATTGAATTGCGAAATTGGGCACCCTTTGGACATCAAAACTATGTGGCGGGATATTTACTGTTAGTGATTCCGTTATTTATTACTAAAGCCATTAATCAAACGGGAATTTGGCGCAAAGTTTGGATCGGCGGTATTGTTTTAGGCTTAATTGATCTCTATACCACTAGCTCTCGGGGTGGATTTTTAGGTTTGGCAGTGGTGTTAATAGCTGGATTGAGTTTACTCCTATGGCAAACTTCGATCCGTAAGTTGTGGATTATTGGTGCTGGTAGTGGGGCGATCGCTCTCTTAATTATTCTGATTAGTTTTAATAATCGTCTGCAAACATTAATTACGGGGGTAATTTCTGGTAATAGTGAGTTGTTTTTTCGGCAGATTACGGCGGCGGCGGGACTAAAAATCGGGTTGGAGCATCTACCCTTTGGGGCAGGATTGGGAGCGGTACCAATGATCTACCAAAAATATCGTCCTCTGTGGGCTGAGCGTGAGGCAGAGATGGTGTTTCAGCTTCATAGTACCCCTGTGCAAATTTGGGCAGAGTTGGGAGTTGTTGGTATTGTTGCAACTTTAATTGGCTTAGGTATTTTAATTTGGCTGTTAATTGGCTTGCATAGTTCCGAGGCATGGCGATCTCATAAATCTGATCGAGTTACTACCTATGGGCTATTTGGCAGTTTATTGGGTTACGCATTTTTGGCATTAACGGATTATCAGCTAGATATTTGGGCAATTAGCGGTAGTTTGGTGATTATTGTTGCTGCGATTGCTTACCTCGCTCAAGCATATGCTCCTGAAACTAGCCTAGACGTATCTGATAAATTCAGTAAATTCAGGGGATGGCTCGCAGGTACTGTTACGGTGGCTACGTTTGCAGCTATTGCCTGGCTTACCCCTGTGGATATTGCTTGGCAGGCTTCGAGTACTGGGTTTCTATTTTTAGATAGATTAAAAGCTAATCCCTCAACTGTGCAGGAAAATCTGAATAAATTTATAGATCGCCTAGAGATTGCTTCTCAATTGGCACCGTGGGAATCCTACTATCCCTATCAGTTAGGCTGGAATCTGGCGGAAATTGGGGTTGAGAATCGTTATATCCCTCTGCAAGTTAAAGGTTTAGAGTGGCTCCAAAAAGGCATAGCTAGTAATCCCGATCAAGAGTTTGGCTATAACAACGCGGCGTGGCTCAGTCTTTCTAATAAATTACCCCAGCAAGCTGAAACCTATTTCCGTAAGGCGCTAGAACTAGTTCCTACTAAGCGATCGCTAAAATTTGGATTAGGCATTAGTCTATTAAAACAAAATAATACAGAAGCAGGTTTAGAGGCGATCGCCAGTGAAATTAAAGCCGACCCCATATTTATTACCAGTGCTTTTTGGCAAGACCCCCATTGGCAAGCTCAACTACCGCAGATCATCTCCCGATGGCAAAACTCTGATCCGAAATTATCCCAACGAAAAACTACAGTGGCGGCGGTTAATTGGTGGATGGGAAATGCGGGGGCGATCGCTCAATTACGGGAATCTGGTGATCCCACTGCTATAACTTTAGCAAATGCCCTAGAAAATAAATCACCTGTAAATGTTTTAAATTCTCCTCAAACTCCAGCAGAAATGGCGATCGCGGCTTGGTTTAGTAAAGATCAGGCACAACGGCAAAAACTCTTGCAAACGGCTTGGATTATCAAAAACCAGAATGGTCCTAATCAACAGGCATTAGGCATTATTAACGCCATGATTGACAGGATGAAAAATGTGTCTAGTTTTGATCAATGGTTACGTCAAGCTATTCCCGCAGGAAGTCCGCTAGTTTTACAATCTCGGCGCGTACGGCAAGGGTTTAATGTCCTCAGCCGTCATACCGATGGCACTACCCCCAGTGATTTTTTTAATATTCAAGAAAATGCCATGATTCAAGTTTTCTTCTCTGACCTTTTTCAGTCTTAA
- a CDS encoding agmatine deiminase family protein, with amino-acid sequence MLGYIQPAEWQPHSACWLAFPSDRSLWLENLEAAQAEFVDLAKVIGYSEQLELLVANLETEAIARQLLVGTSARFHSIPYGDIWMRDIAPIFLNKKSTKEITKDLIEETKKELGTVTFSWNGWGHKYLLEHDDQVAIAISEFLAKTQNIPTVRFPWVLEGGAVEVDGLGTCLTTKQCLLNPNRNPHLTQTEIEQGLSEALGVSKILWLEAGLLNDHTDGHIDTIARFIAPHTVICMKPESKDDPNYTVLNQIAAQLKGFTDATGKNLEVIEIPSTGLVLDPDGEVMPASYLNFYIANGHVIVPTYGSEFDQLAVGAIAQHFPTRQTLGLSAKIILSGGGAFHCITQQQPLI; translated from the coding sequence ATGTTAGGTTATATTCAGCCTGCGGAATGGCAGCCTCATAGTGCTTGTTGGTTAGCTTTCCCCAGCGATCGCTCCCTGTGGTTAGAGAATTTAGAAGCGGCACAAGCGGAATTTGTGGATTTAGCAAAAGTAATTGGCTATTCAGAACAGTTGGAGCTTCTTGTGGCTAATTTAGAAACTGAAGCGATCGCCCGTCAACTTCTTGTGGGAACTTCTGCGAGATTTCATTCAATTCCCTACGGTGACATTTGGATGCGAGATATTGCGCCAATTTTCTTAAATAAAAAATCAACTAAAGAAATAACGAAAGATTTAATTGAAGAAACCAAAAAAGAACTAGGAACGGTAACCTTTAGTTGGAATGGTTGGGGACATAAATATCTTTTAGAACATGATGATCAAGTGGCGATCGCTATTTCGGAATTTTTAGCTAAAACCCAAAATATTCCCACAGTTCGCTTCCCTTGGGTTTTAGAAGGTGGTGCGGTTGAAGTAGATGGCTTAGGAACCTGTTTAACTACCAAGCAATGCCTATTAAATCCCAATCGTAATCCGCATCTAACTCAAACCGAAATCGAACAGGGGTTAAGTGAGGCATTGGGAGTAAGTAAAATTCTGTGGCTAGAAGCAGGATTACTTAACGATCATACCGACGGACATATTGACACGATCGCTCGCTTCATAGCTCCCCATACCGTAATATGCATGAAACCAGAAAGTAAAGATGATCCTAATTATACCGTCCTGAACCAGATCGCTGCTCAGTTAAAAGGATTTACCGATGCCACTGGCAAAAATCTGGAAGTGATTGAAATTCCCTCCACTGGTTTGGTGCTTGATCCCGATGGTGAAGTTATGCCCGCCAGTTATCTCAATTTTTATATTGCCAATGGTCATGTGATTGTTCCCACCTATGGATCAGAGTTTGATCAACTGGCAGTAGGAGCGATCGCTCAGCATTTCCCCACTCGTCAAACCCTAGGACTCTCTGCCAAAATTATTCTTTCAGGGGGTGGAGCTTTCCACTGCATTACCCAACAGCAGCCCTTGATATAG
- the surE gene encoding 5'/3'-nucleotidase SurE — MHILISNDDGIYAPGVKALTDALSGSEYEITVVCPDRERSATGHALTLQEPVRVDQIKDYFHPDVSAWACSGTPSDSMKLALDAIVTTRPDLVLSGINRGSNLGTDVLYSGTVSAAMEGVLEDLPSIAFSLTSFASLDFSAAASFAQKLVQAIAYNPLPESMLLNVNVPAIPEIDICGVMVAKLGIRKWKDVFEKRVDPRGKIYYWLAGVVIEEEAAVDTDVQGIKNNFITITPLKYDLTLDSALPLITDWSKTHLQLQ; from the coding sequence ATGCACATTCTAATTAGTAATGATGATGGCATCTATGCCCCTGGAGTTAAGGCATTAACTGATGCTTTAAGTGGTAGTGAATATGAAATTACCGTGGTTTGTCCCGATCGCGAACGCTCTGCCACAGGTCACGCTTTAACTTTGCAAGAACCCGTGCGAGTTGATCAAATTAAAGACTATTTTCACCCTGATGTTAGTGCTTGGGCTTGTTCAGGTACACCCAGTGATTCGATGAAGTTGGCTTTAGATGCGATCGTTACGACTCGTCCAGATTTGGTATTGTCAGGAATTAACCGAGGTTCTAATTTAGGAACTGATGTGCTGTATTCAGGTACGGTATCCGCTGCTATGGAAGGGGTTTTGGAAGACTTACCCAGTATTGCCTTTAGTTTAACAAGCTTCGCTTCCCTTGATTTTAGTGCGGCGGCGAGTTTTGCTCAGAAGTTAGTGCAGGCGATCGCCTATAATCCCTTACCTGAATCTATGCTCTTAAATGTTAATGTTCCAGCTATACCTGAGATCGATATTTGTGGGGTGATGGTGGCAAAACTAGGCATTAGAAAATGGAAAGATGTGTTTGAGAAAAGAGTTGACCCAAGGGGAAAAATTTATTACTGGTTAGCGGGAGTAGTGATAGAAGAAGAAGCTGCTGTTGATACGGATGTACAGGGGATTAAAAATAATTTCATCACGATTACACCCTTAAAGTATGACCTCACTTTAGATTCAGCCTTACCTTTGATTACTGACTGGTCTAAAACCCACCTACAACTGCAATAA
- a CDS encoding Hsp70 family protein — translation MSAIAIDFGSSNTLIGQWNEVTQSPEILTLDAISTPHTSLIPSVLYFRDAAPDSANSGILRLAVGNQVIAGGYSPSDRRYFAQIKRSLLVDNTPEYVINGLPVNAQLAGKLFLRQIFKQLRSQNIEVTDLIFTAPVQAYERYLRWLESCSPDLMDDLTSGSDFAGDIRIIDEPTAAALGYALTEPNSLILVIDFGGGTLDICLVRTPKAKNLNTWGETIGDRYQLIINESEDDPNSESSWKDQSKDQQVEVIAKTGQSLGGADIDAWLLADFMSHHNSIQPKTQLNPEATAILLNLMERIKVALSTQDTATEVFYDAQTVQAFDICYSRSQLEKILHSKGFYQVLQNAIDEVINRAVAKGILKIDLKHIVLVGGSSLIPSVQTLIRNAFPRAKVYGDRPFEAVIYGALRLNQGLGIRDHLFHDYAIRYLPNSCKDNNNAEWQYQPLFLKGQAYPTKYPFELILRASQPDQSHIDLVIGELEKRTSTSVEVIFQGDLLVSEVNNKVITNFVPLNGIDAETPQLVIPLQPLGQIGNDRLRLIFQINERRQLIVTVIDLETNIELFTDQAIAELH, via the coding sequence ATGAGTGCGATCGCCATTGATTTTGGCAGTAGTAATACCCTAATCGGACAGTGGAATGAGGTAACTCAATCTCCAGAAATTTTAACCTTAGATGCAATATCCACCCCACATACTTCTCTAATTCCTTCGGTGCTGTATTTTCGTGATGCTGCTCCTGATAGTGCTAATAGTGGAATACTTCGCCTTGCTGTTGGTAATCAGGTAATTGCAGGTGGTTATAGTCCAAGCGATCGCCGCTATTTTGCTCAGATTAAGCGTAGCTTATTAGTGGATAACACTCCAGAATATGTAATTAACGGACTACCTGTTAATGCTCAACTGGCGGGGAAATTATTTTTGCGGCAGATATTTAAACAGTTGCGATCGCAAAATATTGAAGTTACCGATCTTATTTTTACGGCACCTGTGCAGGCGTATGAACGCTATTTACGCTGGCTAGAATCCTGTAGTCCAGACTTAATGGATGACTTAACGAGTGGCTCAGATTTTGCGGGAGATATTCGCATTATTGACGAACCTACGGCGGCGGCTTTAGGTTATGCGCTCACGGAGCCGAATTCGCTAATTTTGGTAATAGATTTTGGTGGTGGTACCCTCGATATTTGTTTAGTCAGAACTCCCAAGGCAAAAAACTTAAATACATGGGGAGAAACCATTGGCGATCGCTACCAATTAATCATTAATGAATCTGAAGATGATCCAAACAGTGAATCTAGCTGGAAAGATCAATCTAAGGATCAACAAGTCGAGGTTATTGCTAAAACTGGTCAGTCTTTGGGTGGTGCCGATATAGATGCGTGGTTATTGGCAGATTTTATGAGTCATCATAATTCTATTCAACCTAAAACTCAGCTAAATCCAGAGGCTACCGCCATCTTACTCAACTTGATGGAACGAATTAAAGTTGCCCTCAGTACCCAAGACACTGCTACGGAGGTATTCTATGATGCCCAAACTGTTCAGGCGTTCGATATTTGCTACAGCCGCAGTCAACTAGAGAAAATTCTCCACAGCAAGGGCTTTTATCAAGTTCTACAAAATGCGATCGATGAAGTTATCAATCGGGCAGTAGCTAAAGGCATCTTAAAAATCGACCTCAAGCATATAGTTTTAGTTGGAGGCTCTAGCTTAATTCCCTCGGTGCAAACTTTAATTAGGAATGCTTTTCCCCGTGCCAAGGTTTATGGCGATCGCCCCTTCGAGGCAGTAATCTATGGAGCTTTGCGACTGAATCAAGGTTTAGGCATCAGAGATCATTTGTTTCATGACTATGCAATTCGCTACTTACCCAACTCCTGTAAGGATAATAATAACGCCGAGTGGCAATATCAGCCCCTATTTCTCAAGGGACAGGCATATCCTACCAAATATCCATTCGAGTTAATTTTGCGTGCCTCTCAACCGGATCAGTCCCATATTGATTTAGTAATTGGCGAGTTGGAAAAGCGCACAAGTACATCGGTGGAAGTGATATTTCAGGGCGATCTCCTAGTTTCAGAAGTTAATAATAAAGTGATCACCAACTTTGTACCTCTAAATGGTATCGATGCTGAGACTCCTCAGTTAGTAATTCCCTTGCAACCCCTTGGACAAATCGGTAACGATCGCCTACGGTTAATCTTTCAAATTAATGAACGGAGACAGCTAATAGTAACGGTAATTGACCTAGAAACAAATATTGAACTCTTTACGGATCAAGCGATCGCTGAACTTCATTAA
- a CDS encoding Fur family transcriptional regulator: MKLTRSQQKVLDLLQHLSQAISAQDIYTQLRQRSESMGLATVYRSLEVLKTQGLIKGITLPNGEAIYSPMPSDRHHLNCLNCGALIQIDSCPLHNLNSSLEQSYNFKIQYHTLEFFGLCSQCEATITKEKIEK, translated from the coding sequence ATGAAGCTTACGCGCAGTCAGCAAAAAGTCTTAGATTTACTCCAACACCTGAGTCAAGCTATTTCCGCCCAAGATATATACACTCAGTTGCGGCAGCGATCAGAAAGTATGGGATTAGCTACAGTCTATCGGTCTTTGGAGGTACTAAAAACCCAAGGTTTAATTAAAGGGATTACCCTACCCAATGGTGAAGCCATCTATAGCCCTATGCCCAGCGATCGCCATCACTTAAATTGCTTAAACTGTGGGGCATTAATTCAAATAGATAGCTGTCCTCTGCATAATCTTAATAGCAGCCTAGAACAAAGCTACAACTTCAAGATTCAGTATCACACCCTAGAATTTTTTGGACTATGTAGCCAGTGTGAGGCAACAATAACCAAAGAAAAAATAGAAAAATAA
- a CDS encoding gas vesicle protein GvpG, with product MLLKLLTFPVDSFIWIAEQVQDRVLTELEDQENLSKKLTKLQIQFDLGEIEEEEFMILEQDLLERMEAQIIAQDTRED from the coding sequence ATGCTCCTTAAACTTTTGACATTTCCTGTAGATAGTTTTATCTGGATTGCCGAACAGGTGCAGGATCGAGTCCTAACCGAATTGGAAGATCAAGAAAACCTGAGCAAGAAATTAACCAAACTTCAAATTCAGTTCGATCTAGGTGAAATTGAAGAAGAGGAATTTATGATCCTAGAACAGGACTTATTAGAACGGATGGAAGCACAAATCATCGCCCAAGATACCCGAGAAGATTAG